In the Desulfovibrio subterraneus genome, CCGGACGGTATTTTCCGTCGTCCTCTGGTTGAAGGACTGCATTGTCTGGACAGGAACACACGCTATATTGTGAACATCGGGGCGGTGGGACAGCCGCGTGACGGCGACCGCAGGGCCAAATACGTGCTCTGGGATACGGAAACGTGGGAACTGCAAGTACGCTTTATCAAGTACGACGTGCAGACCACGGTCAAGAAATTCAAGGAAGCCGGCATGCCGCAGCGCTATGCCGAACGGCTTCTGTAATCCATATTGTCGGTACTCTCATGAAAATTGGCCGGTACGAAGTGCGCGGGCTGCTCGGCAGGGGCGGCATGGGCGCGGTTTACAAGGTTGCGCAGCCTGTGACGGGCCGCATTGCGGCGCTCAAGTTGCTGCGGCCCGCAGATATTCTCGAAGACCATGTGGGGCTGGAATCCCTTGCCGCCAAGTTCGAGAAGGAAGCGACCATGATGGCCTCGCTGGATCATCCCAACATCGCCTCGGTGTGGGATTATGATACGGCGTATGTGGCAGGGGCCACACGGCCCTTTTTCGTCATGGAATATTATTGCCTGAACCTCGGCATGCTCATGGGCGAAATTTACAGGGTGGAAGCTCCCACCCGAAGGCTGCCGCTGGAGCGGGCCGTATCGTATGCGCTGCAGACCCTTGATGCGCTCGACCGCATGCATCATGCGGGTGTGGTGCACCGTGATGTGAAGCCCTTCAACATCATGATCACGGGCCATGACGAGGTGAAACTCATAGATTTCGGCCTGTCCCGGCTGCGGGGTGAGACGCCGGGCATGGAACCGGGCAATGTGAAGGTGGGCTCGCCATATTATGCCCCGCCCGAGCAGGAGCACGACCCTGACGGCGTGGACGGCAGGGCGGACCTGTACCCCGTGGGCATCATGCTCTACCGCATGCTGACCGGTGTACTGCCCAACGATGAAGAACTTCTTGCGCAGCACGGCGGGACCATTCCTGCAGCGAGCAGCTACAGCGAAGACCTTGACGATGCGTGGGATGCCTTTTTCATCCGCGCCACAGCACCGGACCCCGCCGACAGATTTGCCGATGCCCGCGCCATGGCGGCGGAACTTGCCCGCCTGCGTGACAGATGGCGGGCCAGAATCCGCAGCGTATGCAGCCTGCTGGATGATGAGGGCATTGTTTCCCCCCCGTGCGTGGCAGATGCTCTGCGTGCCGAACCCTGCAAGGCAGGGGTGGGCAGCGCGCGGGAGCGCTTCGGGCTGGATGAGCTGTGGCGGCCCCGTTGCATGGGCCGGCCTTCTCAGGTTGTCGGGCAGCTAGCGGATAAAGGAGATGGCACCGTGCTGGATGCCGCATCGCGCCGTATGTGGCAGAAGCAGGGCAGCGATTATCCCCTTACGTGGCCGGAAGCCGGAGACTATGTGGCATGGCTCAACGAAACTGCCTATGCCGGACACAGCGACTGGCGCCTGCCCACGGTTGATGAGCTAGCCACCATCATGGAAGAGCCGCCCATGCTCGGCGGTTACTGCATGGCTTCGGTGTTCCGCGACGGGGCAGAGAATGCCTCGGGATCCGGTTCCGTGTACGATGCCTCACGCGACTCGCTCTGGACGTGTGACCGGAAGTCGTATATGGCGGCATGGTTCGTAAGTACGACAATGGGCTTTGTCGGGTGGCAGGACGATACCTGCCGCTTTGGCGTGCGCGCGGTGCGAACCGTGGCGTGACGCACCCCATTTTTCCCGTTCACGCCTGTTCCGGTCCGGCCTGCAAGTATTTGAGGCCACGACCTGTTCCGGTTCAACCGGTTTTTCGCAGTGCATGTCGGTTCATTTCAGTTGGCACCGATATGTCGGGCAGAAGGCCGGTGATGCCGGAAAAGGCTCTGCGGGTCACTCCGTTTCGCCAAGAGCGGACGGATCAGAGAAGAAAGGAGACCGTCATGGGTCATACCATACAGAGAGAATGCACACGTTGCGGCACCTGTTGTGCCAAGGGCGGCCCCGCCCTGCACGCGGAAGACCTGCCCCGTCTGGAAAAGGGCGCTTTCGGCCGCAAGGATCTTATCACCTTCCGTCGCGGCGAACTGATGCGCGACCAGATTTCCGGCGAGCTCAAGCCCCTTGAGCAGGAAATCGTCAAGCTGCGCGGCCGCGACAGCAAGACCTGGACCTGCCGTTTTCTGAATATCGTGGATCATCTGTGCTTCATATATAATGATCGTCCTGCGGAATGCCGCGCACTGGACTGCTGGAATCCCGAAGAAATCACTGCCATGTACGACAAGGGGCGTCTGACCCGTATGGACATTGTGGGTGAGGAATCCGGCGTGGCAGAGCTTATCCGGGTGCATGAGGAAAAGTGCGCCTACGACAAGCTTGAGCGCCACGCAGCCGCCTTTGACGACAGCGCAGAAACCCGCGAAGCCTTTGCGGAAGCCGTGCGCTTTGACATGGCGTTCCGCGCCGTGGTCTGCGACAAGGCAGGCATTCCGCACGAGGAGCTGGAATTTTTCTTTGGCCGCACGCTGGCGGATACCGCCCACATGTTCGGTCTGAAGGTGACCGTCACTGACGAAGGTCCGCTCGTTGAGCGCGAGGCCGGTTGTGAAACAGGTTGCGCGGCAGCCTAGGCCCGCATGAATCCCCGGCTGTTCCCCGCAAGGAGAGGCGGCCCCGACAAGGAGTGACTATGTATATCGTAACCGGAGGCGCAGGATTCATCGGCAGCGCCATGGTATGGAAGCTCAACGAGATGGGCATCACCGACATCGTGGTGGTGGACAATCTCGCCAGCACGGAAAAGTGGAAGAACCTCGTCAACCGCACCTACGTGGACTACCTGCACCGCGATGCCTTTCTCGATCTGGTGCTGCACGATGAGATGCCCTGGGACGTAACCGCCATCATCCACATGGGCGCGTGTTCCTCCACCACGGAGCGGGATGCCGACTTCCTGATGGACAACAACCTGCGCTACACCAAGGCCATGTGCGAATACGCGCTTGAGCACGATGCCCGCTTCATCAATGCCAGCTCGGCTGCCACCTATGGTGACGGCGCACTGGGATTTGAAGATTCCGTGGATTCCATGTTCCGACTCAAGCCTTTGAACATGTACGGATACTCCAAGCAGCTCTTTGATCTCTGGGCGCACCGCGAGGGCGTGCTGGACCGTCTGGCCAGCCTGAAGTTCTTCAACGTTTACGGCCCGAACGAATACCACAAGGGCAACATGATGAGCGTTGTCTGCAAGGCGTTTTCGCAGATCGGCGAAACCGGCAAGATGAAGCTCTTCAAGTCTTACCATCCCGATTACACGGACGGCGGCCAGAAGCGCGACTTCGTGTACGTGAAGGACTGCGTGGACGCCATGTGGTGGCTGCTTGAGAACCCGCAGGCCAACGGGCTGTTCAACATCGGCACCGGCACTGCCCGCGAATGGAACGACCTTGCGCGTTCGGTGTTCGCCGCCATGGGCAAGGAGCCGGTCATCGAATACACCGAGATGCCCGAAGAACTGCGCGGCAAGTACCAGTATTTCACCGAAGCGCCCATGCAGCGCCTGAAGGCTGCCGGATGCCCTGTAACCTTCCGCAGTCTTGAAGACGGCGCACGCGACTATGTGCAGAACTATCTGGCACAGGCCGACCCGTACCTGTAAAATGGGTTGTCCATTGTGAAAGCAAAAGGCCGTTCATGTGAACGGCCTTTTTTATTGATATTGTCTGCTACTGCGGTAGCGGCAGGCTGAGCGTAAGGGTGAGAATGCCTTCTTCCTGCGCCACACTGAGCAGGCCCCCCACGTCCTTGGCCAGCCGGTAGGCTACGGCAAGGCCGCGCGAAGGACCGGCCTCTTCAAAGGGCATGAGCATCTGTTCACGGTCAAGGGTGATGCTGGTGTGCAGCGGCGCGCTGACCGCAAGGTGCTGGTGCCCGGGGGTTTCGAAGCTGCGCAGGGTTATGATTTCGCCTGCGGCCATCTGCAGCGCCGCGTTGGTGATGAGGTTTATGCCTATCTGGGTGAGCAGGTCATGGTCTGACAGCAGCGGAGAGAGTTCTGTGCACAGGTCCATCTGCGGAACAATGCGGTCCCGTGCCAGCTTGGGGCGCATCATGTCGGCGCAGAATTTCAGGATGCCGTTCAGGGAGCATTCCGCCACGGTCACCGTGACCGGAGTCAGGTATTCCTTCACGCGGTCAAGCTGCTGCTCAAGGCGTGCGGCTTCCTGCAGGATGATCCCTGTCTCCTGAATGTCCGGATACTTTGCCTGCATGCGTCGGGCAAATCCGCCGAGCGCAAAGATGGGATTGCGAAATTCGTGTGCTATTTCGTCGGCCATGGCCCCGAGTGTGTGCAGTTTGGCCCGCTGCACCAGCATTTTGTCCAGAAAGGCGCGTTCGGTCACGTCCGTGAGTACGCCTTCCATGCGTCCTGCAAACCCAGTCTCTTCATCGGGCGGGAGAATGCTGATGGATTTTGCCTGCAGCTGCACGGGGTAGCCGTTCTTGTGCTGGAAGCGGAATTCCTGAAAAAAGGGTGTGCCGGGGTTGGAAAAGGCGTTTGCAAAGGCGTTCTGCACGGCGGTCCGCTCGGCTGCATGCACATTGCCGAGCAGCCAGTCCGGTTCGGAAAGGGCTATCTCGGGCGGGTAGCCCAGTACGGACGCGCTGGTAGTGTTCATGAACTCCAGCTCCAGCCTGCCATTCAGGGAAAAGACCACAACGGGCAGGCTCTGCACCAGATTGTAGTAGCGGCTTTCTGCAATGGTCACACGTTCCTTCAGGGACTTCAGCTCCAGACAGTTGCGCACTGTCTTTTCCAGCATGTCCATGTTGACGATGGGTTTGGTGATGTAATCCCACGCGCCTGATTTGAACGCGGCAATGGCATCATCTATCTCGGCCCGGCCGGAAACGATGATCACGGGCGTGTTGGGCGATTCTCCGGTCATCATTTCCAGCAGTTTGTTGCCTTCTATGCCCGGTATGCCGAGATCAAGCAGCACCACATCCGGTGCTTCCTCGCGGAAAATCTGCAGGCCCGTGAGCCCGTTGTCCGTCTGCAGCACGTTGAATCCGGCGTCTTCCAGCCAATAGGCAATGGAATCACGCACGACCGGATCGTCTTCCACTGTGAGCACACTGTGAGTGGTGGTTCCGTTTTCCGGAAGATGTATCGCCTGCGATTCCGACTGCATGAAGGGCCTCTTTACACTCGAATGGTGCCGCACCGGGCGGCTATTCTGCAACAGTAGCACAATACGGCATGGCCGCCAATGATCAGGGGATGCTTCGCTTGATAATCTGCATGCTGCTACCGTTTATTTAGCCCTTGCGCTTGAAAAGCTTCTCCAGCGCATCAATGTCGAATTGCACTACGGCGGGTCTTCCGTGCGGGCAGTAGGTACGGTCAGGCGTCTTGAGCCACTGGGCAATAAGTCCTGCGGCCTCGTCCGGAGTGAGCTTCTGCCGGGCCTTGATGGCGCTCTTGCAGGCCATGAGCGCCCACATGTCTTCCATGGACTGCACCTGACCCGAGAGCACCTCGCGCAGAAACTCGCGTGCCTCTGACTGGCTGAGGGATGCGGGAATACCTTTGACGCGCAGCGAGCCGCCGCCTTCCGTCTGCAGAGAAAAGCCCATTTCGCCCAGTTCTGTCCACATTTCCTGCAGGCGCGCCAATTCGGACGAATGCAGCGGCAGGCTCATGGGAATGGCCAGCAGCTGCGAAAGCCCCTGCGAGGCATCGCGCAGAATGCGTTGATACAGGATGCGCTCATGCACGGCGTGCTGGTCCAGCAGCACCAGCTTGTCGCGGCCCTGCCGGACCACAAGATAGGTATCGCCGATCTGGCCCATGTAGGTCAGGTCGCCGATGCGCATGGCGGTTTCGCCTTCGGTGAACGAGGTATCAGTCTGCGCCGGAGAGTCTGGATCGTGCT is a window encoding:
- a CDS encoding protein kinase domain-containing protein, yielding MKIGRYEVRGLLGRGGMGAVYKVAQPVTGRIAALKLLRPADILEDHVGLESLAAKFEKEATMMASLDHPNIASVWDYDTAYVAGATRPFFVMEYYCLNLGMLMGEIYRVEAPTRRLPLERAVSYALQTLDALDRMHHAGVVHRDVKPFNIMITGHDEVKLIDFGLSRLRGETPGMEPGNVKVGSPYYAPPEQEHDPDGVDGRADLYPVGIMLYRMLTGVLPNDEELLAQHGGTIPAASSYSEDLDDAWDAFFIRATAPDPADRFADARAMAAELARLRDRWRARIRSVCSLLDDEGIVSPPCVADALRAEPCKAGVGSARERFGLDELWRPRCMGRPSQVVGQLADKGDGTVLDAASRRMWQKQGSDYPLTWPEAGDYVAWLNETAYAGHSDWRLPTVDELATIMEEPPMLGGYCMASVFRDGAENASGSGSVYDASRDSLWTCDRKSYMAAWFVSTTMGFVGWQDDTCRFGVRAVRTVA
- a CDS encoding YkgJ family cysteine cluster protein, which gives rise to MGHTIQRECTRCGTCCAKGGPALHAEDLPRLEKGAFGRKDLITFRRGELMRDQISGELKPLEQEIVKLRGRDSKTWTCRFLNIVDHLCFIYNDRPAECRALDCWNPEEITAMYDKGRLTRMDIVGEESGVAELIRVHEEKCAYDKLERHAAAFDDSAETREAFAEAVRFDMAFRAVVCDKAGIPHEELEFFFGRTLADTAHMFGLKVTVTDEGPLVEREAGCETGCAAA
- the rfaD gene encoding ADP-glyceromanno-heptose 6-epimerase, with amino-acid sequence MYIVTGGAGFIGSAMVWKLNEMGITDIVVVDNLASTEKWKNLVNRTYVDYLHRDAFLDLVLHDEMPWDVTAIIHMGACSSTTERDADFLMDNNLRYTKAMCEYALEHDARFINASSAATYGDGALGFEDSVDSMFRLKPLNMYGYSKQLFDLWAHREGVLDRLASLKFFNVYGPNEYHKGNMMSVVCKAFSQIGETGKMKLFKSYHPDYTDGGQKRDFVYVKDCVDAMWWLLENPQANGLFNIGTGTAREWNDLARSVFAAMGKEPVIEYTEMPEELRGKYQYFTEAPMQRLKAAGCPVTFRSLEDGARDYVQNYLAQADPYL
- a CDS encoding response regulator — encoded protein: MQSESQAIHLPENGTTTHSVLTVEDDPVVRDSIAYWLEDAGFNVLQTDNGLTGLQIFREEAPDVVLLDLGIPGIEGNKLLEMMTGESPNTPVIIVSGRAEIDDAIAAFKSGAWDYITKPIVNMDMLEKTVRNCLELKSLKERVTIAESRYYNLVQSLPVVVFSLNGRLELEFMNTTSASVLGYPPEIALSEPDWLLGNVHAAERTAVQNAFANAFSNPGTPFFQEFRFQHKNGYPVQLQAKSISILPPDEETGFAGRMEGVLTDVTERAFLDKMLVQRAKLHTLGAMADEIAHEFRNPIFALGGFARRMQAKYPDIQETGIILQEAARLEQQLDRVKEYLTPVTVTVAECSLNGILKFCADMMRPKLARDRIVPQMDLCTELSPLLSDHDLLTQIGINLITNAALQMAAGEIITLRSFETPGHQHLAVSAPLHTSITLDREQMLMPFEEAGPSRGLAVAYRLAKDVGGLLSVAQEEGILTLTLSLPLPQ